One window of the Triticum dicoccoides isolate Atlit2015 ecotype Zavitan chromosome 3B, WEW_v2.0, whole genome shotgun sequence genome contains the following:
- the LOC119282161 gene encoding uncharacterized protein LOC119282161 has protein sequence MDGDRRSPAAAAAASAASVLGDDDLLREILLRLGFPTCLVHAALVSKRWLLHASDPVFLRRFRERNPPRLLGFCLRGLDGYSFVPLPQPPELAVPIHRVTSSCAAAFSNIIHLIKHCRNGRLITESFHHKGTDRHALLAPLLAGESAAFPPPNPPPSRDWDGRAQVRYIEVFLPEDGGLDGITLVHLWNVGRKIYAEVCVLGSDGWGVPASAEMELPAHMELAAQRYDERFLADMLPPVLGKVFMVTTSGGFTLGLDLATASFFTLELPVGVQSNYKLSCAEDSGLYLVSADGFQLSVWLHPMIGDDDGAGNWRLVDTFCVHETCTRLVDHYWVPLYNFIAVDFVGDNADFAILDHPASDILFYVHLRSRVVEKVYQRPTRFLTVLAAGRLHISPVMMTWPPIFPALNI, from the coding sequence ATGGACGGCGATAGGCGGTctccggcggcggccgcggcggcatcGGCGGCATCGGTCCTCGGCGACGACGACCTGCTCCgcgagatcctcctccgcctcgGCTTCCCCACCTGCCTCGTTCACGCCGCCCTCGTCTCCAAGCGGTGGCTCCTCCACGCCTCCGACCCGGTCTTCCTCCGCCGCTTCCGCGAGCGCAACCCGCCCCGCCTCCTCGGCTTCTGCCTCCGCGGCCTCGACGGGTATTCTTTCGTGCCGCTGCCACAGCCCCCGGAGCTCGCCGTCCCCATACACCGGGTGACCTCCTCCTGCGCAGCCGCCTTCTCCAACATCATCCATCTGATCAAGCACTGCCGGAACGGCCGCCTCATCACCGAGTCCTTCCACCACAAGGGAACAGACAGGCATGCCCTCCTTGCGCCGCTGCTCGCCGGGGAATCCGCAGCCTTCCCCCCGCCCAACCCGCCACCCTCCCGTGATTGGGACGGGCGCGCTCAAGTCAGATACATTGAGGTGTTCCTACCCGAGGATGGGGGCCTCGACGGCATCACCTTGGTGCATCTCTGGAATGTCGGTCGGAAAATCTATGCGGAGGTGTGCGTCCTGGGGTCCGACGGATGGGGCGTCCCTGCCAGCGCAGAGATGGAGCTCCCTGCTCACATGGAGCTCGCTGCTCAGAGGTATGACGAACGCTTCCTTGCTGATATGCTACCACCCGTCCTTGGCAAGGTCTTCATGGTGACCACCTCTGGGGGGTTCACCCTGGGTCTAGATTTGGCAACGGCGAGCTTTTTCACCCTTGAGCTCCCAGTTGGAGTGCAGAGCAACTATAAGCTCTCATGTGCGGAGGATTCCGGGCTCTATCTTGTCAGTGCAGACGGGTTTCAGCTCAGTGTGTGGCTCCATCCAATGATCGGCGACGACGATGGTGCAGGCAATTGGCGGCTGGTGGACACATTTTGTGTCCATGAGACATGCACACGTCTTGTGGATCATTATTGGGTGCCTCTTTATAATTTTATTGCTGTTGATTTTGTCGGGGACAATGCCGACTTTGCAATCTTGGATCATCCAGCAAGCGACATTCTCTTTTATGTTCATCTCAGGAGCAGGGTGGTTGAGAAGGTGTATCAGAGGCCGACACGTTTCCTTACAGTTCTGGCTGCTGGCCGCTTACATATCTCTCCTGTTATGATGACCTGGCCACCTATCTTCCCGGCACTGAACATTTGA
- the LOC119278420 gene encoding uncharacterized protein LOC119278420 → MDGDRRAPAAAAASAASVLGDDDLLREILIRLGFPNCLVRAALVSQRWLLHASDPAFLRRFRERNPPRLLGVCAGYSVRPFKFVPLPQPPELAALSRRAASSCAYAFARGGQRIEHCRNGRLIVESLRKGTFKHSVLAPLLSGEPEAVLPPIPPPRRHPQEPTQGAFTQIFLPEDGGRDGITLVNLWKVRREVRAEVYVLGAGGWGVPTTAMAEIELPYAATFFAKMLPPVHGKVFVVTGFGYTLGLDLAAATFVMLQLPAGVQYNYMLSSAEGSGIYLVTADRFQLSVWLHQMTGDNHGAGGWLLMYTFSVLEACARLAGDSWVPCEYLNVAAVGDNADFVFLDHPSSGVIFSVHLNSRVVKKVYQRTADEHECRSVAVRISPVMTIWPPIFPAPNIGHDQEGIVRAVRSLDRR, encoded by the coding sequence ATGGACGGCGACAGGCGGGCTCCGGCGGCCGCCGCCGCATCGGCGGCATCAGTGCTCGGCGACGACGACCTCCTCCGCGAGATCCTCATCCGCCTCGGCTTCCCCAACTGCCTCGTCCGCGCCGCCCTCGTCTCCCAGCGCTGGCTCCTCCACGCCTCCGACCCGGCCTTCCTCCGCCGCTTCCGCGAGCGCAACCCGCCCCGCCTCCTCGGCGTCTGCGCCGGCTACTCGGTGAGACCGTTCAAGTTCGTGCCGCTCCCGCAGCCCCCGGAGCTCGCCGCTCTCTCGCGGCGCGcggcctcctcctgcgcctacgcCTTTGCCCGAGGAGGCCAGCGCATCGAGCACTGCCGGAACGGCCGCCTCATCGTCGAGTCCCTCCGCAAGGGAACATTCAAGCACTCGGTCCTCGCGCCGCTGCTCTCCGGGGAGCCCGAAGCGGTCCTCCCACCGATCCCGCCGCCCCGCCGTCACCCGCAGGAGCCCACTCAGGGGGCATTCACCCAGATTTTCCTGCCCGAGGATGGGGGGCGCGACGGCATCACCTTGGTGAATCTGTGGAAGGTCCGGCGAGAAGTCCGTGCGGAGGTGTACGTGCTGGGAGCCGGCGGATGGGGCGTCCCTACCACCGCCATGGCAGAGATAGAGCTCCCATACGCTGCAACCTTCTTTGCAAAAATGCTACCACCTGTCCATGGCAAGGTCTTCGTGGTGACCGGCTTTGGGTACACCCTGGGTCTAGATTTGGCCGCGGCAACGTTTGTGATGCTGCAGCTACCAGCTGGAGTGCAGTACAATTATATGCTCTCATCTGCAGAGGGTTCCGGGATCTATCTTGTCACTGCCGACCGGTTTCAGCTCAGTGTGTGGCTCCATCAGATGACAGGCGACAACCATGGTGCAGGCGGCTGGCTCTTGATGTACACGTTTTCAGTTCTCGAGGCATGCGCACGTCTTGCGGGTGACAGTTGGGTGCCTTGTGAATATCTTAATGTTGCCGCCGTTGGAGACAATGCCGACTTTGTGTTCTTGGATCATCCATCAAGCGGTGTTATCTTTTCTGTTCATCTCAATAGCAGGGTGGTTAAGAAAGTGTATCAGAGGACGGCAGATGAACATGAGTGTAGAA
- the LOC119282162 gene encoding uncharacterized protein LOC119282162: MDGDRRSPAAAAAASAASVLDDDDLLREILLRLGFPTCLVGAALVSKRWLHHASAPAFLRRFRERNPPRLLGFCLCYSIAYQCQFVPLPQPPELAAPARRAASSCDDAFARRSLRTKHCRNGRLILDSFHDDILEHALLAPLLAGELAAVLPRTPQRNRGFEDRTQKGFTGMFLPGDGGCDGITLVNLWKVERKAYAEVYVLGSGGWGVPAGSVAEVELPDDTLITKMLPPVNGKLFMETSFGCTLGLDLAGASFFTLELPAGVQSNYMLSCAEESGLYLVSADGFQLSVWLHGMTGGGNAAGGWLLVDTFCVHETHTRLPHGNYVDVVAVGDNADFVFLDHPASGAVFYVHLKSRVVEKVHQRKTREFASSRIDISPFMTIWPPVFPARNVGHDQEE; the protein is encoded by the coding sequence ATGGACGGCGATAGGCGGTCtccggcggcggccgcggccgcaTCGGCGGCATCGGTGCTTGACGACGACGACCTGCTCCgcgagatcctcctccgcctcgGCTTCCCCACCTGCCTCGTCGGCGCCGCCCTCGTCTCCAAGCGGTGGCTCCACCACGCCTCCGCCCCGGCCTTCCTCCGCCGCTTCCGCGAGCGCAACCCGCCCCGCCTCCTCGGCTTCTGCCTCTGCTACTCCATAGCTTACCAGTGTCAATTCGTGCCCCTCCCGCAGCCCCCGGAGCTCGCCGCCCCTGCACGCCGCGCAGCCTCCTCCTGCGACGACGCCTTCGCCCGCAGAAGCCTCCGAACCAAGCACTGCCGGAACGGCCGCCTCATCCTCGACTCCTTCCACGACGACATTCTTGAGCATGCCCTCCTAGCGCCGCTGCTCGCCGGGGAGCTCGCAGCCGTGCTCCCGCGGACCCCGCAACGCAACCGTGGTTTCGAGGACCGCACTCAGAAGGGATTCACTGGTATGTTTCTACCCGGGGATGGGGGCTGCGACGGCATCACCTTGGTAAATCTCTGGAAGGTCGAGCgaaaagcctatgcggaagtgtaTGTCCTGGGATCTGGCGGATGGGGCGTCCCTGCGGGCTCCGTGGCAGAGGTAGAGCTCCCTGACGATACCTTAATTACCAAAATGCTACCACCCGTCAATGGCAAGCTCTTCATGGAGACCAGCTTTGGGTGCACCCTGGGTCTAGATCTGGCCGGGGCGAGCTTTTTCACCCTTGAGCTCCCCGCTGGAGTGCAGAGCAACTACATGCTCTCATGTGCGGAAGAATCCGGGCTCTATCTTGTCAGTGCAGATGGGTTTCAGCTCAGTGTGTGGCTCCATGGTATGACGGGCGGCGGCAATGCTGCAGGCGGTTGGCTGCTGGTGGACACATTTTGTGTCCATGAGACACACACACGTCTGCCTCATGGTAATTATGTTGATGTTGTCGCGGTGGGGGACAATGCCGACTTTGTGTTCTTGGATCATCCAGCAAGTGGTGCTGTCTTTTATGTTCATCTGAAGAGCAGGGTAGTTGAGAAAGTCCATCAGAGGAAGACAAGAGAATTTGCTTCTTCCCGGATAGATATCTCGCCCTTTATGACGATCTGGCCGCCTGTCTTCCCGGCACGGAATGTAGGGCATGATCAAGAGGAATAA